Genomic DNA from Spirochaetota bacterium:
GCCGATGAGTATCGAGAGCCAGCTTACCTGGCCGAACCACGTCATCGCGATGATGATGCCGATGGGGTGGAGCGGCCATGACGGGAAGGTGATGCAGAGCCACTGGAGCGCGCCGGTTATCACGGCGCCGACAGCGATATGGAGCGGGCGATTATGCGTAATGCCCTTGCCGTACATGTTCTTATCAAGCCGCGAAAGATCGTAGCTCTGCGCATTGACGATGGTCTCCGATCCCCACTGTATCGATTCATATCCTGCGATGCCGGGTGTCGCGCGGTAGGCGCTCACCAGATGTGCCGCCCCGCCGACGATGATGCCGACGATGGAAAGGAGAAGGAGCCCTGTCGCGAGACGCGCCTTTGCGCGGTCGGGTGCATCGTCATTGATGCCGATCGCGTGGAGGATGAGCGCACCGAAATTCATGCGTGAGCCGTGCGATGTCCAGAGGGGATGAATGCCTGAGAAATACGCCGCTGCACCGGTCATCATCGAACCGGGGAAGAGGTCCATGAGGAACGATCGCTGGCCGGTATCGATGCGCATGAAGGGCATGCCCGTCTCGGCGATGAAGCGCATGATGAGAAGCGTTATCATGAACGTGAGGAAGGTGTAATAAAGCGCCCAGAGACCGAGGCCTATCCAGCACATCCAGAGGATCCCGCCCGCCGTGCCGATGACGAACGCCCAGCCGGCGAAGGCGTTACGCATTCCCTCGTCGGTGCGCACGCGGAGGAACATCGCTTTGAGCACGAACGCCCAGTAGGCGCGGCCTGTCCAGAGAATGTATGCGGTGAGTACGAGCATGCCGCCGTAGCGGTGATCGCTCACCGAGGCCGGGCTGAAGTTGGGGACATACATGCGGCCGAAGGCGTTGTAGAAATTATAGATGGCGGTGAACACCCATATCGAGAAGCCCATGCGGAAGGACATGAAGAATCCCGCGGCGATGAAGAGGAAGAATATCTGCACCTTCACGAACTGCGTTGGCAGATACGAGAGCGGCGGTTCGGTGAACACTCCCGTAATATCGAAGATGAGCGGGAGCGCGGGGACATTGTCGGGAAAATATGCGGCGAGCATGTTGAACGAATAGAGCGCGGTTACGAGTATGAAGCCCGTCCAGAACGACTTGCTCCGGTAGATATCGGCGATGAGCTTTCCCGGCGCGGGTTCTGCGATGAACGCTTCCTGCACCTCGACGACGGGGAATGAGAGCTTCTCGTTCTTGCGCCACTGCGAATAGACGATAAGCGCCATGGCACCCATCATTATCCACGTGAACATGGTGAACACGCCCCAGCTTGCGAGCGGCGCGAGCCACGCCTGCCAGGGGATGGCTTCGTTCACGGGGAGCCCGAGAAAAAGTTTTTCCGAGGCGGGATTCGATGCGCCGTAGGCGGTGCTGCCGGGGAAAAGCGCCGCGGGGAGATTCAGTTTTGCGAGGAGTGCCGCGAAGGCGCTGTTGCCGTTCGCCTCGGTCACCGTGCGCGCGAGGGTGTAGGGGAGCATGCGCATGAGCCCCTGACCCGGTATTATCGTTGCGAGAAGGAGCATGGCGAATATGATGCCCAGTTCGCGCTTCTTCATCATCCGTTCGCGCGAGAAAAGCCCGATGACCGGGTTGATAACGAGTACTATGATGAGCATGAGCGCGAGCGCCGCTATCGGCAGATAACTGTCGGTGATATAGCCGTTATTGAGGGAGAAGTTGTTGAACGGCGTCACTATCCAGATGATGAGAGAGCCGATGATGCCGATGAGTACTGCCATGAGCATTCGCACGATGGATTCCTTTCCTGTGGATTATTTCGCCTTTGCGGCGCGCTGGTCCTTGATCTCCGCGATATTCCCGTCGACGATGTAGACGATACGGTCGGATGCCGAGAGCATCTTGTGGTCGTGGGTGGCGCTGATGATGGTGATGCCGAATTCCTTCTTGATCTCGCCTAACATGGCTATCATCATTTCCCCGGTCTTCAGATCGAGATTCCCCGTCGGCTCGTCGGCGAGTATTATCGTCGGATTATTGGCGAGCGCACGGGCTATCGCCACCCGCTGCTGCTGGCCGCCGGAAAGCTGATCGGGCCGGTGGTCGGCGCGCTCCTTCAATCCCACGCGCTCAAGGAGATACATCGCGCGTTCCTTCGCCTCTTTGTCGGATACGCCGGCGAAGAAGAGCGGGAGCATCACGTTCTCAAGCGCGGTCATCACTTCGATGATATTGAACGTCTGGAATATGTAGCCGACCTTGTGGCAGCGCAGATACGCTATCTGATGCGTGTCCATGTCCGAGAGCGCCGTACCGTCTATGGTCACCGTGCCTTCGGTGGGCGAATCGAGCCCGCCGACGATATTGAAGAACGTCGACTTCCCGCTCCCCGAGGGGCCCATGATCGAAAGATATTCGCCGCGGTAGATATCGAGGTCAATGCCCTTGAGCGCCCAGAGGTCCTCTTTGCCGCGCGTGAAGAGGCGCTTGACGCCCCGCGCCGAGATGATGATATCGTCCGCCATGGCTATTCCTTCTTGAAGAATTCGTTTATCACTTCGGAATGCTCGATCTGCCGCACCTGTCCGCTTCGTACGAGGAAGACGCGTTTCGATGCGTTCAGCATCTTCTGGTCATGCGTCGCGCAGATGACGGTGACGTTCTCGGTCGTGCATATCTCCTTTAAGAGATCGATGAGGTTCTGTCCCGTCTTTTCGTCGAGGTTCGCCGTCGGTTCGTCGGCGAGTATTATCGCCGGGTCGTTCGCGAGCGCCCGCGCACAGGCAACGCGCTGCTGCTGCCCGCCGGAAAGCTCGAGCGGCTTATGGAGTATGCGGTCGCCCAAGCCGACCTTGCGGAGTATATCGGCCGCTTTGTCCTGCGCCTCCGATTCCTGCATGCCGGAGAAGAGCATGGGGAGCATGACATTGTCGAGCGCTGTCGCCACCGGTATGAGATTGAACGTCTGGAAGATGTAGCCGACCTTATGACAGCGCAGCCACGCAAGCTCGAACGGATCGAGCGCGGCGATGTCCACCTCGTCGATGAATATGTTCCCCTCGTTGGGTTTATCGAGCCCGCCGATCATGTTGAACAGTGTCGATTTGCCGCTTCCTGAGGGGCCCATGATGGAGACGTATTCCCCGCGCTTGACGGAGAAATTGATGCCGTTGAGTATGTGAAGCCATTCATCGCCCGACTTGAACGATTTGCGAACATCGATGGCGCGTACGATATACGCGTCAAGGAGATCGGTCATCTCGAGCGTGTCGTTCTCTGCCGCCGTCATGTATCCTCCTAGAGTTCCGAGCGCATCGCGTGCGACGGGAGCATCTTCGCCGCCTGCCATGCGGGATAGAGCGCCCCGAGCACGGCGAGCGCAACGCCGGTGATGAAGCATATGCCAGCTACCGTAAGGAGCCGATCGGGGAGGATTATCTTCCCGAGAATGTTCCCGAACGTGGCCCATGCGCCGATGAAAGTGACCGCAAAGCCGACCGCGAGGCCGATGAGCGAACCGATGATGCCCTGCATGACGGTCTCAAGCAGGAACCATTTGATGATGAACGAATCGAGCGCGCCCAGGCATTTCATCGTGCCGATCTCGCGGAAGCGTTCGGTCACGCTCATGATCATCGCATTGAGAATACCGACGAAGCAGATGAGGAGCGCCAATACCACCATGAGCATGTTCGCGCTCTTCGCGCTCTCGGCACCGGCGGGGTTGAGGACGCCGGTGTTCACGAGCTTCTGTATGTGCTCGGGGCTCATGTTCTTCATGACGCCCTCGACGAAAACGTCGCTCCCGAGGGAGTAGGTGAGGAAGGCGAGCGAGAAGACGATGCTCGTTGTCACCAGCATGGAACGAAGCCAGCGTATCCGTATGTTCTTCCACGCTATGGCGACGGTCTTGCCGAACGAGAGGTCCTTCTGCCGTGCAGCCGTTATCTTTTTCGCGTCAGCATCAGCCATTGCTGTCCTCCAAAGACATAGCGATAAGTCCTTTGCGCATGAGCATCGACAGGAACTGCGCAACGGCGGTCTCCGCCTCCGCTTCGCCTATGGTATATTTTTTCGCGAACTCGCGTACGATGAGGCTTACGCGGCGGCTCCCGTCGCACTGATCGTAGACGATGCGGCCGACGGAATCGAGCTCGTAGGTCTTTTCGTACGTGGCTTCCGATGAAAGGAAGCGTATGACGGCGGGGCGTGTGAGCGTTACCGTTACGCGCATGCCGCCGTTCTCCTGCGGCAGGACGCGCACGGTCGGGAGCTTCTTCGGCTTCGCGGCGAAGGCGCGCTCGCGGCTTATCGCCGGTTTTTTCTTACCGAACATGCTGCACCTTCATCCGCTCGATGAGCGCGTCAACGGACGATGCCGTCAGGGGTTCATGCGATTCCTCAGCCGCTATCAGCAGCCGGTCGCGCGCCGTGTCGTGCGTAACGGCGGCGGCGGTATAGCGCCGTCCGAAGAGCGAGAGCGGCGGCGGGAGCGCATGATCGCCCATGCGTATGACACTGTGTTCACCGCGCGGGGAATCCTTGAGCGAACTCACACGGCGCATCGTGCGTTTTACCGCGTTGTCGGACAGCCATGCCGCGAGGGGCTGGCGTTCGAGCGCGAGCGTTGCGGGATATACCTGGCGGAGAAGGAGCTTGCGTCCGCGTGTATCCGCGAGCGAGAGCATGATGTCCCCTGCATAAAGACGCCGCGATACGAGCCGGGCATCCTTCGGCGCTGCGAAGAAGGCATCGAATATCGACCATTCGCGTACGGCCCCGTCATCCGATCCGGCTATCGACGGTACCGTTATCGACATGAATGACTTCACCGCGGATTTTCCTGCGGACACGTTCATCACTATCTCGACAAGAAGGCGTTCGGTACGCATTGCACCGACCCAGACCAGGCGTGAGGCGGCATTGATATCCGCATTGTCCGACGCGAGCACCGAATCGAAACGCGCGGGGGCGTCCTGTACGACGGGGTGTTTGAGTATCCGTTTTACGCGGCGAAGCGCCCATGCCGTGCTGTCATCCGGAACGGAGGCGATGCGCCACTTTATCTGCATGACGGCAAGCGACGTCGTGCCGACCATCATGGCACCCGCTTCATGCGCGCCGGTTATCGCGAGCGGGAAACAGGACGACGGTATCGTCATCTTCCAGCCGGCCCAGGCAAGTGTGCGCGTATCGTTCACGGAGTCTCCTAGAAAAGGAATTTCACGACGCTTTTGCTCATGAAAACGAACCCCATGCTCAGCATGGTGATAAGCCCTATACCCGCGGAAAAGCCCGCGGCGAATACGATGCGGTAATGCGGCCACTCCTCGCCGAATTTTCTCCGGCATATGAAACGCCCGATGAGCGCGCCGATG
This window encodes:
- a CDS encoding DUF6785 family protein, whose product is MLMAVLIGIIGSLIIWIVTPFNNFSLNNGYITDSYLPIAALALMLIIVLVINPVIGLFSRERMMKKRELGIIFAMLLLATIIPGQGLMRMLPYTLARTVTEANGNSAFAALLAKLNLPAALFPGSTAYGASNPASEKLFLGLPVNEAIPWQAWLAPLASWGVFTMFTWIMMGAMALIVYSQWRKNEKLSFPVVEVQEAFIAEPAPGKLIADIYRSKSFWTGFILVTALYSFNMLAAYFPDNVPALPLIFDITGVFTEPPLSYLPTQFVKVQIFFLFIAAGFFMSFRMGFSIWVFTAIYNFYNAFGRMYVPNFSPASVSDHRYGGMLVLTAYILWTGRAYWAFVLKAMFLRVRTDEGMRNAFAGWAFVIGTAGGILWMCWIGLGLWALYYTFLTFMITLLIMRFIAETGMPFMRIDTGQRSFLMDLFPGSMMTGAAAYFSGIHPLWTSHGSRMNFGALILHAIGINDDAPDRAKARLATGLLLLSIVGIIVGGAAHLVSAYRATPGIAGYESIQWGSETIVNAQSYDLSRLDKNMYGKGITHNRPLHIAVGAVITGALQWLCITFPSWPLHPIGIIIAMTWFGQVSWLSILIGWGIKGLLVRFGGSRLLRQAKPFFIGIIAGEVIAFLLWAVVAAVLAFNGLPYVKVEFQPK
- a CDS encoding ABC transporter ATP-binding protein; its protein translation is MADDIIISARGVKRLFTRGKEDLWALKGIDLDIYRGEYLSIMGPSGSGKSTFFNIVGGLDSPTEGTVTIDGTALSDMDTHQIAYLRCHKVGYIFQTFNIIEVMTALENVMLPLFFAGVSDKEAKERAMYLLERVGLKERADHRPDQLSGGQQQRVAIARALANNPTIILADEPTGNLDLKTGEMMIAMLGEIKKEFGITIISATHDHKMLSASDRIVYIVDGNIAEIKDQRAAKAK
- a CDS encoding ABC transporter ATP-binding protein — its product is MTAAENDTLEMTDLLDAYIVRAIDVRKSFKSGDEWLHILNGINFSVKRGEYVSIMGPSGSGKSTLFNMIGGLDKPNEGNIFIDEVDIAALDPFELAWLRCHKVGYIFQTFNLIPVATALDNVMLPMLFSGMQESEAQDKAADILRKVGLGDRILHKPLELSGGQQQRVACARALANDPAIILADEPTANLDEKTGQNLIDLLKEICTTENVTVICATHDQKMLNASKRVFLVRSGQVRQIEHSEVINEFFKKE
- a CDS encoding FtsX-like permease family protein is translated as MADADAKKITAARQKDLSFGKTVAIAWKNIRIRWLRSMLVTTSIVFSLAFLTYSLGSDVFVEGVMKNMSPEHIQKLVNTGVLNPAGAESAKSANMLMVVLALLICFVGILNAMIMSVTERFREIGTMKCLGALDSFIIKWFLLETVMQGIIGSLIGLAVGFAVTFIGAWATFGNILGKIILPDRLLTVAGICFITGVALAVLGALYPAWQAAKMLPSHAMRSEL
- a CDS encoding PqqD family protein, encoding MFGKKKPAISRERAFAAKPKKLPTVRVLPQENGGMRVTVTLTRPAVIRFLSSEATYEKTYELDSVGRIVYDQCDGSRRVSLIVREFAKKYTIGEAEAETAVAQFLSMLMRKGLIAMSLEDSNG